Proteins encoded by one window of Fischerella sp. PCC 9605:
- a CDS encoding MBL fold metallo-hydrolase, with protein MALILEQINVEGLAHLSYVVGDDKAGVVAVIDPRRDVDIYLQRTREMGVRITHIIETHIHADFVSGSHELQARTGAPIYGGKSEDYQFELHQLSEGDELKIGSVTLRALHTPGHTPEHVSFIITDAKQGQEPFGVFTGDTLFNLDVGRPDLLGGGTEKKLAAQLYHSLFDKLVPLGDRMEIYPCHGAGSACGKSIGDRRQSTIGNERIFSEAFKERSEQEFVEWILSGMPEPPRHYTRLKKVNAKGAKVMGCVPTLQPLSPPEFQNLMADENTIVIDTRSILAFGGGHIPGAINIALRPEFPNWVGWMIDPEKKLLLVIESERDVKLVTEQLFRLGYDNLAGYLHDGMTSWQNAGLPLAHLGEWTVHELNEHKDEPEVTVLDVRGDDDYKHGKVPGAKHIYVPHLEEHLDELDKNKAIATYCGTGYRASIAASLLQKQGFEKVINVPGSWTAWKAAGLPVAS; from the coding sequence ATGGCTTTGATTTTAGAGCAAATAAACGTAGAGGGGCTGGCGCACCTATCCTATGTTGTTGGTGATGATAAAGCAGGTGTAGTAGCAGTCATTGACCCCCGCCGCGATGTAGATATTTATCTGCAAAGAACACGGGAGATGGGAGTTAGAATCACTCACATTATCGAAACTCACATCCACGCCGATTTTGTATCTGGTTCTCACGAACTGCAAGCAAGGACTGGTGCACCTATTTATGGTGGTAAGAGTGAAGATTATCAATTTGAATTGCACCAGCTGAGTGAAGGCGACGAGTTGAAAATCGGTAGCGTTACTCTACGCGCCTTGCATACTCCTGGGCATACACCCGAACACGTCTCCTTTATTATCACCGATGCGAAACAGGGTCAAGAACCCTTTGGTGTATTTACTGGTGACACCCTATTTAACCTCGATGTCGGACGTCCGGATCTACTCGGTGGTGGGACTGAGAAGAAACTGGCAGCCCAACTTTATCATTCATTGTTTGATAAACTAGTGCCGCTTGGCGATCGCATGGAAATATACCCCTGTCATGGTGCTGGTTCAGCCTGTGGAAAATCGATAGGCGATCGCAGGCAGAGTACAATCGGCAACGAGCGGATTTTTAGCGAGGCATTTAAAGAGCGTAGTGAACAAGAGTTTGTCGAATGGATATTAAGCGGTATGCCAGAACCGCCGAGACACTACACACGCCTGAAAAAAGTCAACGCCAAGGGGGCAAAGGTGATGGGTTGCGTGCCGACTTTGCAACCCCTATCACCCCCAGAATTCCAGAACCTGATGGCGGATGAGAACACCATCGTTATCGATACCCGCTCAATTCTCGCCTTTGGCGGCGGACATATTCCAGGAGCCATCAATATTGCACTGCGACCAGAATTTCCCAATTGGGTTGGCTGGATGATCGATCCAGAAAAGAAACTGTTACTGGTGATAGAGAGTGAGCGTGATGTGAAATTGGTGACAGAACAGTTATTCCGGCTCGGTTACGATAATTTAGCTGGCTATCTGCACGATGGCATGACCTCGTGGCAAAATGCAGGGTTACCACTTGCACATTTAGGTGAGTGGACAGTGCATGAACTGAACGAACATAAAGACGAACCTGAGGTGACAGTTCTGGATGTGCGAGGTGACGATGACTACAAACACGGTAAAGTGCCTGGTGCTAAACATATCTACGTCCCACACCTAGAAGAACATCTGGATGAATTGGATAAAAATAAGGCGATCGCTACCTACTGCGGTACTGGCTACCGTGCCTCAATTGCTGCCAGTCTCTTACAAAAGCAAGGGTTTGAGAAAGTTATTAACGTTCCTGGTTCCTGGACAGCCTGGAAAGCTGCGGGACTACCAGTAGCAAGTTAA
- a CDS encoding MBL fold metallo-hydrolase translates to MLFRQLFDAESSTYTYLIADTNTKEAILVDPVLEQVERDLKLLKELGLTLRYCLETHIHADHITGTDKLRSATGCLGIVPQKAHAACADCYIGDGEKLTLGEITIKAIATPGHTDSHNAYLVNNDRVLTGDALFIRGCGRTDFQSGDAGTLYDSVTQRLFSLPDDTLVYPGHDYRGHTVSTIGEEKRWNPRFAECSREGFIELMGNLNLPNPKKMMEAVPANEQCGNVTAVAVH, encoded by the coding sequence ATGTTATTTCGCCAATTATTTGATGCAGAATCCAGCACATATACTTACTTAATTGCTGATACCAACACCAAAGAGGCAATTTTAGTAGATCCGGTGCTAGAGCAAGTAGAGCGTGACCTGAAATTGCTCAAAGAACTGGGATTAACCCTGCGTTACTGCCTAGAAACTCACATTCACGCCGACCACATTACAGGAACAGATAAATTACGATCTGCCACGGGTTGTTTAGGTATTGTTCCACAAAAAGCTCATGCAGCCTGTGCCGACTGCTACATCGGAGATGGGGAAAAATTAACTTTGGGAGAAATAACTATCAAAGCCATTGCTACCCCCGGTCATACCGATAGCCATAATGCCTATCTGGTCAACAATGACCGAGTACTCACGGGAGATGCTTTATTTATCCGGGGTTGTGGTCGCACCGATTTTCAAAGTGGTGATGCTGGCACTCTCTATGATTCCGTAACACAGCGGTTGTTTAGCTTGCCAGATGACACCTTGGTGTATCCAGGTCATGATTACCGTGGTCATACTGTATCCACCATTGGCGAAGAAAAACGCTGGAATCCCCGGTTTGCAGAATGTAGCCGCGAAGGTTTCATTGAATTAATGGGGAACCTGAATCTGCCAAACCCGAAAAAGATGATGGAAGCAGTTCCTGCCAACGAACAGTGTGGCAATGTGACGGCGGTTGCTGTTCATTAA
- a CDS encoding DUF3122 domain-containing protein: MNILWHKFRHILSWLLLVGALTLLLFLGLGLFSAPPAAAVVRQQEETPGQMLYQSRQTLQDKDGKTWQAIAFKRVHRNGNTSFSLRLVGFPGAVVLDRDQPLVLTSSLGKTLIAPDISQQIFTDTATEPHIGQYDLQPILSELQPEIPWILELPTVDHSTVKLLVPSWVVQEWQTVGSS; the protein is encoded by the coding sequence ATGAACATTCTCTGGCATAAGTTCCGACACATCCTTTCCTGGCTTTTGTTAGTTGGGGCGTTAACCTTATTGTTGTTCCTAGGTTTGGGACTCTTCAGCGCCCCACCAGCTGCGGCTGTAGTCAGACAACAGGAAGAAACACCAGGACAAATGCTTTACCAGTCACGCCAAACTTTACAGGATAAGGATGGCAAGACCTGGCAGGCGATCGCCTTCAAGCGAGTCCATCGCAACGGCAATACCAGCTTTTCTCTGCGGTTGGTAGGATTTCCCGGTGCAGTAGTTTTGGATCGCGATCAACCCCTTGTATTGACTTCTTCTCTAGGAAAAACCCTGATTGCACCCGATATTTCTCAGCAAATCTTTACCGATACGGCTACAGAACCCCATATTGGACAGTACGATCTTCAGCCTATTCTGTCAGAGTTGCAGCCAGAAATTCCCTGGATACTGGAACTGCCAACTGTAGACCACTCAACGGTTAAGTTACTAGTTCCATCCTGGGTGGTGCAGGAATGGCAAACAGTTGGCTCAAGTTGA
- a CDS encoding four-helix bundle copper-binding protein yields MLVIQQEYQSSFDTAMHCVVECEHCAKACMGHPDMVKCAQMCLDCAEVCQTLATYMVRGSYFISHLARACADICEACAQECEKYNLEHCQKCAKVCRQAAEEYRKIASVGAARV; encoded by the coding sequence ATGCTTGTAATTCAACAAGAATACCAGTCTAGCTTTGATACTGCCATGCATTGTGTCGTGGAATGCGAACACTGTGCCAAAGCCTGCATGGGTCATCCAGACATGGTGAAATGCGCCCAAATGTGTCTCGACTGTGCCGAAGTCTGCCAAACTCTTGCGACTTATATGGTTCGTGGGTCGTACTTCATTTCCCACTTGGCACGAGCTTGTGCTGACATCTGCGAAGCCTGTGCACAGGAATGTGAAAAGTATAATCTAGAACATTGTCAAAAATGTGCTAAAGTCTGTCGGCAGGCAGCAGAGGAGTACCGCAAAATTGCTAGTGTTGGCGCAGCAAGAGTTTAA
- a CDS encoding SulP family inorganic anion transporter, with the protein MRMNRRPTAVRAFSPAKVTGIRRYLPFLEWLLNYHPQDLVGDLMAGMIVAIMLVPQSMAYALLAGLPPQVGLYASILPLILYALFGTSRTLAVGPVAMVSLLVATGIGAIAPQNSPEYIVLALVLALLVGIIQLSMGLFRLGFLVNFLSHAVISGFTSAAALIIAFSQLKHLLGVKIPHTESFYELLISLVQQIDQTNIVTLSIGVINIAVLIYFNKRLGYLLNGWGIYEGLIVTITKSAPLIVVLFSTLLVWGLALHENANVNIVGAIPRGLPPLTLPSFEWTLWQKLLPTALTISFVGFMESIAVAKSLASKRRQKVDANQELIGLGAANLGAAVTGGYPVTGGFSRSVVNFAAGANTALASMIAALLIALVTLFFTPVFYFLPQTTLAAIIIVAVFGLVDVNTFKQMWRYNKADGVSLLITFVAVLAVGIEFGILVGVVTAVLLFLWRTSRPHIAIVGRVGESETFRNILRYEVKTCPHVLAIRVDGSLYFANTKYLEDQLLQAIAQWPKLEHLVLVCSAINFIDASALETLENLMDELKQAGVNFYLAEVKGPVMDRLSKTDFLDQLDRDRIFLSTHQAMQVLGCNSIQT; encoded by the coding sequence ATGAGGATGAATAGAAGACCTACCGCTGTTAGAGCCTTCAGTCCAGCTAAAGTTACTGGTATTCGCCGTTACTTGCCTTTCCTGGAGTGGCTCCTCAATTATCATCCCCAAGATTTGGTAGGCGATTTAATGGCCGGGATGATTGTGGCGATCATGCTGGTGCCTCAGAGTATGGCTTATGCACTCCTGGCAGGTCTGCCACCCCAAGTGGGACTCTACGCCAGCATTCTCCCCCTCATCCTCTACGCTTTGTTCGGCACTAGTAGGACTTTGGCTGTAGGGCCTGTGGCAATGGTGTCTCTACTGGTAGCGACGGGTATAGGTGCGATCGCTCCTCAGAACAGTCCAGAATATATCGTCCTGGCTTTGGTGCTAGCGCTGTTAGTCGGCATCATTCAATTGAGTATGGGACTGTTCCGGCTCGGCTTTTTGGTCAACTTTCTCAGCCATGCGGTCATTTCTGGCTTTACCAGTGCAGCAGCGCTGATTATTGCGTTTAGTCAACTCAAGCACTTGTTGGGGGTTAAGATTCCCCATACAGAATCTTTTTACGAATTACTGATTTCCCTCGTTCAACAGATCGATCAAACCAATATTGTTACTCTGAGTATCGGTGTTATTAACATTGCAGTTCTAATCTACTTCAACAAGCGTTTAGGTTATTTGCTAAACGGTTGGGGTATTTATGAAGGACTGATTGTGACGATAACTAAAAGCGCACCGTTAATTGTGGTGCTGTTTAGTACACTACTGGTCTGGGGTCTGGCACTGCATGAAAATGCCAATGTTAACATCGTCGGCGCTATTCCTAGAGGCTTACCTCCCCTCACCTTGCCGTCTTTCGAGTGGACTCTGTGGCAAAAGCTTTTACCAACTGCTCTTACCATTAGTTTTGTCGGCTTCATGGAAAGTATTGCCGTAGCTAAATCCCTAGCTAGCAAACGCCGCCAAAAGGTCGATGCTAACCAGGAACTGATCGGACTGGGTGCAGCTAATCTCGGCGCAGCAGTGACTGGTGGCTATCCAGTTACAGGCGGATTCAGTCGTTCAGTGGTGAACTTTGCCGCTGGTGCTAACACTGCTCTTGCCTCGATGATCGCAGCACTGCTCATCGCCCTGGTAACATTGTTTTTCACACCTGTGTTTTACTTCCTGCCCCAAACTACCCTAGCAGCCATCATCATCGTAGCGGTGTTTGGATTGGTTGATGTGAACACCTTCAAACAAATGTGGCGCTACAACAAGGCAGATGGGGTTTCTCTGCTGATTACGTTTGTGGCGGTGCTAGCAGTTGGAATTGAATTTGGGATCTTGGTGGGTGTGGTAACGGCTGTACTCCTATTTTTGTGGCGTACCAGCAGACCTCATATTGCTATCGTAGGACGAGTGGGTGAGAGTGAAACTTTCCGCAATATTCTGCGCTACGAGGTCAAAACCTGCCCCCACGTCTTGGCGATCCGGGTAGATGGCAGCCTCTACTTTGCCAACACCAAGTATTTGGAAGATCAACTACTCCAAGCCATTGCTCAATGGCCTAAATTGGAACATTTAGTTCTGGTTTGCAGCGCCATAAACTTTATTGATGCTAGTGCTCTAGAAACACTGGAAAACTTGATGGATGAATTGAAACAGGCTGGAGTCAACTTCTACTTAGCCGAAGTCAAAGGCCCGGTGATGGATCGGCTTAGCAAAACTGATTTTTTGGATCAGCTGGATCGCGATCGCATTTTTCTCAGCACCCACCAAGCCATGCAGGTATTGGGTTGTAATTCCATCCAAACTTAA
- a CDS encoding carboxymuconolactone decarboxylase family protein: protein MSEATAKTSYTEQMKQIRSYTSKLSTALPDVMKSFYALNKASSAPGVLDSKTKELIALAISVAIHCDDCIAFHTHSALKAGATKEEILETLGVTVFMGGGPALMYATHVMEAVEELQQTDG, encoded by the coding sequence ATGAGCGAAGCCACTGCCAAAACTTCCTATACTGAGCAGATGAAGCAGATCCGAAGTTATACCAGCAAACTTTCCACTGCTCTACCGGATGTGATGAAAAGCTTCTACGCTCTGAACAAAGCTTCTTCCGCACCTGGCGTACTCGACAGCAAAACAAAAGAACTCATTGCACTGGCAATTTCCGTAGCGATTCACTGTGATGATTGCATTGCCTTCCATACCCATTCTGCTCTCAAAGCAGGCGCGACGAAAGAAGAAATTCTCGAAACACTCGGGGTAACGGTGTTTATGGGTGGTGGCCCCGCACTGATGTACGCGACCCACGTGATGGAAGCCGTCGAGGAATTGCAACAGACTGATGGTTGA